One segment of Brassica napus cultivar Da-Ae chromosome C3, Da-Ae, whole genome shotgun sequence DNA contains the following:
- the LOC106388677 gene encoding glucuronokinase 1: MDQDPKSTATAAIEHRSFARIGFLGNPSDVYFGRTISFTIGNFWASVKLEPSEHVIIKPHPFNDLVQFNSLDHLLNRLENEGYYGGVRLLMAICKVFRNHCKDNGIQLHQRNFTLSYDTNIPRQTGLSGSSAIVSAALSCLLDFYNVRHLIKLQVRPNLVLNAEKELGIVAGLQDRVAQVYGGLVHMDFSKEHMDKLGHGIYTPMDITLLPPLHLIYAENPSDSGKVHSRVRQRWLDGDELIITSMEEVGKLAEEGRTALLEKDHSKLVQLMNRNFDLRRKMFGDECLGAMNIEMVEVARRVGAASKFTGSGGAVVVFCPEGPSQVKSLEEECKKLGFILEPVKIAPSCLNDSDIQSLG; encoded by the exons ATGGATCAGGATCCGAAATCCACGGCCACGGCGGCGATCGAGCATAGGTCGTTCGCTCGGATCGGGTTTCTGGGGAATCCTAGCGATGTATACTTCGGGCGTACAATCTCATTCACAATAGGCAACTTCTGGGCGTCAGTGAAGCTGGAGCCATCGGAACATGTGATAATAAAGCCACATCCATTCAACGATCTCGTCCAGTTCAACTCTCTTGACCATCTC CTGAACCGCTTGGAAAATGAAGGTTACTACGGCGGTGTTAGGCTGCTAATGGCCATTTGTAAAGTGTTCCGTAACCATTGCAAAGATAATGGCATTCAGCTTCATCAACGAAACTTCACTCTTTCCTACGACACCAATATCCCTAGGCAG ACAGGGCTTTCTGGTTCTAGCGCCATTGTATCCGCTGCTCTTAGCTGCCTTCTCGACTTCTACAACGTCAGGCATCTCATCAAACTACAAGTTCGCCCTAACCTTGTTCTCAATGCTGAGAAAGAGCTTGGTATTGTCGCTGGTCTTCAGGACCGGGTTGCTCAGGTCTATGGTGGTCTTGTTCACATG GATTTTAGTAAGGAGCACATGGATAAGCTGGGACATGGGATTTACACTCCTATGGATATCACTCTCCTTCCACCTTTGCATCTTATCTATGCTGAGAACCCCAGCGACTCCGGCAAG GTACATAGTAGGGTTCGACAAAGATGGTTAGATGGCGATGAGTTGATAATCACATCAATGGAAGAGGTTGGAAAGCTAGCAGAAGAGGGCCGAACTGCATTACTCGAAAAGGACCATTCCAAGCTCGTGCAACTCATGAACCGTAACTTCGACCTTCGGAG GAAGATGTTTGGGGACGAATGCTTAGGAGCAATGAACATAGAGATGGTGGAAGTGGCAAGGAGGGTAGGCGCAGCTTCCAAGTTCACCGGAAGTGGAGGAGCAGTTGTGGTTTTCTGTCCTGAGGGACCATCTCAGGTGAAGAGTTTGGAAGAAGAATGCAAGAAATTGGGATTCATACTTGAGCCGGTAAAGATTGCACCTTCATGCTTGAATGATTCTGACATTCAAAGCCTTGGCTGA
- the LOC106388678 gene encoding E3 ubiquitin-protein ligase RGLG1 → MGGGNSKEDWRQESPSSSSSSWASHQSYPQSGPGSYNYPPPPSYSPAPAPSPSPAPSFGAHLPQPPPYTQEEAYAYPYPPPQPHPTDRKKFDRRYSKISDNYASLDQVSEALGRAGLESSNLIVGIDFTKSNEWTGAKSFNKKSLHHISNTPNPYEQAITIIGRTLAAFDEDNLIPCFGFGDASTHDQDVFSFYPEGRSCNGFEQVLARYREIVPHLKLAGPTSFAPIIEMAMTVVEQSSGQYHVLVIIADGQVTRSVDTEHGQLSPQEQRTVDAIVKASALPLSIILVGVGDGPWDMMQEFDDNIPSRAFDNFQFVNFTEIMSKNKEQSRKETEFALSALMEIPPQYKATIELGLLGRRNGSIQERIPLPPPVQQSGATFFKPSPVQSFEPSVPTFPMESKNMTTSVDDNQLCPICLSNPKNMAFGCGHQTCSECGPDLKVCPICRAPIQTRIKLY, encoded by the exons ATGGGAGGAGGAAATTCTAAAGAAGATTGGAGGCAAGAGTcgccatcttcatcatcatcatcatgggCTTCTCATCAGAGTTATCCTCAATCCGGACCTGGTAGCTACAACTATCCTCCTCCACCCTCCTATTCTCCTGCTCCCGCTCCATCTCCATCACCGGCTCCCAGTTTTGGTGCTCATCTTCCTCAGCCGCCTCCTTATACTCAAGAGGAGGCATATGCTTATCCTTATCCTCCCCCACAGCCTCATCCTACTGATAGGAAGAAGTTTGATCGTAGGTATTCCAAAATATCTGATAACTACGCCTCTTTAGATCAG GTGTCAGAGGCTCTAGGGCGTGCTGGTCTTGAATCTTCTAATCTTATCGTTGGTATCGATTTCACCAAGAGCAATGAGTGGACAG GAGCCAAGTCCTTCAATAAGAAAAGCTTGCATCATATCAGCAATACTCCCAATCCTTACGAGCAAGCTATCACTATCATTGGAAGAACCTTAGCCGCCTTTGACGAAGACAACTTAATTccttgttttggttttggtgacg CATCAACGCATGATCAAGACGTGTTTAGTTTCTATCCAGAGGGTAGATCCTGTAATGGATTTGAGCAAGTTTTGGCTCGCTACAGGGAAATTGTACCTCACCTTAAGCTCGCAG GACCGACATCTTTTGCACCCATCATTGAAATGGCGATGACAGTGGTTGAGCAAAGTAGTGGCCAATATCATGTGTTAGTTATCATAGCCGATGGACAG GTAACAAGAAGTGTGGATACGGAACATGGGCAGTTAAGTCCCCAAGAACAGAGGACTGTTGATGCAATTGTTAAAGCGAG TGCACTTCCTTTGTCGATAATCTTAGTGGGGGTCGGGGATGGACCATGGGACATGATGCAGGAATTTGATGATAACATACCTTCCCGAGCTTTTGATAACTTCCAA TTTGTGAACTTCACGGAGATCATGTCGAAGAACAAAGAGCAGTCTCGAAAGGAGACAGAGTTCGCACTCTCTGCTCTCATGGAGATTCCTCCACAGTACAAAGCCACGATCGAGCTTGGCCTTTTAGG GCGAAGAAATGGGAGTATCCAAGAGAGAATCCCACTTCCACCTCCGGTGCAGCAGAGTGGAGCAACATTCTTCAAGCCGTCACCAGTACAGAGTTTTGAACCGAGTGTACCTACTTTTCCGATGGAGAGCAAGAATATGACCACTAGTGTGGACGACAACCAG CTATGCCCGATATGTCTGAGCAATCCCAAAAACATGGCCTTTGGTTGCGGCCATCAGACATGCTCTGAATGCGGACCAGATCTTAAGGTGTGTCCTATTTGTCGTGCACCCATCCAGACCAGAATCAAGCTCTATTAG